DNA sequence from the Salvia splendens isolate huo1 chromosome 19, SspV2, whole genome shotgun sequence genome:
TTATCAATGCATAGTTACATCTGAAATCACATTTGGATGCTATCTATACAGtatgataattaattaattgaaagatTAATATAATCTTGTAATTATAAGTATCTCTATATCATTTGCTGCAATAAGTGTAGTATAAAAAAGTAGCCAACAATAAGAAAATAAtctgaaaattaattttattacatTAAATCCTCGTCTACGTACCATGAAAACTCCGGAAACAAAATACAGTGATGATTGCAGCAACAAATagtaaaattcaaaataaaaaaaaattaaaactactGCATAATTAAGCTTCTAATAAGATCAGCTTGAGTTGTGTCTGCATTTTCAAGCAATTCAGACAGCCTCTCACTCAAGTCATCAACTTCTCTGTGCAAGCTTCTAATGTAGTTGCATGTCTCCTGCAACACTTTGGTTGCTGACTTCtgacaaatataaaaaaaataagaaaatattaaagTGTAGTTGCATAAAATTTGTTAATATTTCAAACTActagttatatttaattttttttcttgcaCATGCATTGAGCTTGTTCTGACatctaaattatatttttaaaaaaaagacatacaaatggtggttgggtACTTTTCATGTTCAAGAATATgtcacaaaaaaatattttgtattAGCATCGCACTTATCTTCAAAACCCTGAAACTTAAACTTTGGGGATTGTGATGATATTGAAAGTAAATAAGTGTATATTCTTTTTTTTGGGGGGTTGTAACTTGTAAGCCATAAAATCTAAAAACATTGGATAACTAATGTACAACAGTTATCTGATTAGAGCGTGTGTGAATTGTAACTttataaaaacaaaagtacCTTGTCTGAGCGCCTGTTGTGCATCTCGGGGAGGAGTTGCTGCAGTTTGGAGACGAGATCGTTGATTTGATCATCGGTGGTCCTCGAGGATCCAGAGTGCCTTGATCTTGATCTTCGGCTCGACATTTTATGTATGAGTGAAATGTGAAATGCAACACTATGATTTGATAAAATGAGGCCCTATAAAATTAGTATGGTGAATaagttgaaaaaaaatcaaatggaACTGAAAAGGAAGAGATGTAGGTAGCTAGAGAGTGTAGGAAAGTGGAGTAAAAACACAGTACTAGGTTTGTAGTTGAGTTGAAACAAAC
Encoded proteins:
- the LOC121778840 gene encoding transcription factor PRE3-like translates to MSSRRSRSRHSGSSRTTDDQINDLVSKLQQLLPEMHNRRSDKKSATKVLQETCNYIRSLHREVDDLSERLSELLENADTTQADLIRSLIMQ